The genomic DNA CTAAATTTTACTTGCAAGTAATGTATTGGTATTTTATAAATAAAATTTCTAGTTTCAATCTCTTTATTCTTTTTAAGTTTTCATCTTGTATATCTAATACTATAAACTAACTTAAATCATTGTGTTTTAAAGGAGTCCTTTCTTAAAGATAATCCATTAATTAATCTTAATTGTTTTTGCTTCATTATATTTAATAGTAGTTGTTTCATAAAAAAATCATTTATTGATTATAAAGGGGAACAAAGTTTTTTGTTAACATGTAGCGAAATAATTGTTTATTACTCATACTATAATTTGAAAATGTGTCAATATTTTTATAATAATAGAGTTAGTTATAAACTATAGGTGTCATAAAAAAAATGACAATAAATCTCTTTAAATTGTTTTTCCTCTAATAATTACTTGCTTTTTTTTTTTTTTTTTAAAATATACTAAAAATAGTTTTAAAAAAAGGAGAAAATAAAATGAAAAAATTATTAGGTTTTTTAGGAGCAATTACATTTATTGCATCAACAAGTACTAGCGTTATTGCATGTGGTAATAAGGAGATTACTGATCCTGCTACAGATGAAAATGTCTTTGAGGAGTTATTTAAGAATTTTGAAAATGATATTCAAAACTCACTTAATAGTCATTATTCAGAAAAAAGTTTAGGTTTTTCTGTAATGAATGACAGTGTTGAAGAAAAGGGATTTACTTTTTTAAAGGAAAGTAAACTTACTGAAGTTGGTAATGGAGATCACGTATTAGAAGGGGAAAATCTTAATAGTTTTAATCATGACTTAAACCTTTTATTAGATGATACTGCTTTGAGAATAAAAATAAATGCTCTAGCAAATCAACCAGAATATAACTTATTAACATCAGGATTATCAAATGGTATTTATAATGGTCTTATTATAAAAGATAATAAAATTGGTATTAATATTAAAAGTGGAAATGAAAACAATACTGATGCCCAAAGTAATTTTTCAGCAACAGTTTCATTTTCAATAGCAATTGATATAAATTATATGAAAAATAATGAACTGCAACGTAAAAATAGTGATTATTTATCTTTAACATTCTCATTAATAAATAATGAAGACATTAGTGAAGCAATTAATGATATTCAACTATATTTAGGGGAAGAATTATATAAAAGTGCAAATTCACCACTATTTTTAACAGATTCAAAATTAGGTATAGCAGACTATGCTTTTAAAGAAGATATTAAAGATGATGTAAGAGAATATACTAATAAGTCTTCAAGTTCAACACAAGGAAGCTTTAAAAACCAAATAGCCAAAGTTACAAAAGAAATTTTGGATGAAAAATCTACAGTTAGTGGTTCACAAGTTATAGCCAATGAGCAAATGTCTACTGAAAATATTTTATGAGAAAAGCAATATGCTAAATTTAATGCCACAAATGCAAAAGCAATAACTACTAAATCAGATATTTACAACAAAATTTTAGTTAATAAAGATCCAAATATTACTTCTGCTCAAAAAGAAGAAGTAATAAAAAACGAGTATAATAAACAATTAGATGATACTAACTTTAAAAAAAGTTTTGAAACTTTTATAAAAGCTAGAGGATTTAGTTCAGTTGAAAGTAAAACTAATTTTGAAAGTGTTTTAGGTTTTGGAACTTTAAATATAGGTGGTTTACAAATTAAAGTAGCAGACGATATTTATGAAATACCAACAATAGTTTTAGGTTTTGACTATAGTGTTGAAAATGATGATAACTCTTTATTTAAAAGATCAGATTATTCAAAACAAATTTTAAATAGTATGGAAGCTTTTAGAAGTTCATTTGATATTAGTTATAGTGATGATGCTATTATGAATTTTTCAGACGAAAGAGTTTGAGTTAGAGCAAATGAGATATTTAAAGACAATAAAAATGATTTTTCAAGATCACAATTAAACTATTTAATTGGAGGTTCAGGATTTGAAGATAGTCCAGAATACAATAATGAAATTGCAAAAAATGGAAAAATGGGATATTTTAATTTCTACTTAAACTCAAGTGCAAGATTTTTATTAACAGAAGAAGGAATTAAATACAAATCAGGTAGTGCAAATGGTAATAAATTATGCCTTCAACTAGGAGTATTTTTCATTGAGATACGTTTTAACTCAACTGATAATGATCTACTATCAAAAAATGGAGGATTTTTATTTAAAAAGGGTGTAAGATAATATGATAGCAGAAAATAAAAATTCAATTCCTCTAAAAAAACTTATTGGATTCAATCTTAAACTATATTTAAAAGACAAATCAATTATTATTTTGTCTTTTATTATTTTATTTTTAACTTTATTTTTTAGTATTTTAATATCAGTATATAAAAAAACAAATGCCAATATTGTAGTTTTTTATAATTACTTTTTTATAATTACTTTTTCAGTTTTATTATTTCTTTTGATTTTAAGAATGATTCAGTTAATGCTTAATAATAAGATTGATGATAAAACATTTTATTTAATGATTTCTACTAATATTTCTAGAAAAAAAATAATATTTACATTAGTAATATCTACATTAATCTATATTTTAGCAATTCAAACAGTTATTTTTTTGTTACCCAATATTCTTTTTTCACTTACAACTATAAAAATTAATGAAGTTTTATTAAGAATTACTTTGGTTCACTTTATTTATGCTTTGTGTTATGGTTTTTGCTTAACTTCTTTTTTCATATTTTTATCAGCTACATTAAAAATGCAAGTTTCAACAATCTTATGTTCACTTATTTTGGCTACAAATTTTATTAATAGTTTACCAGCCCAATTCATGAAGGAATCTGAAAAAAGTATTGTATTAAGTTTTGAAGGTGGACAAGCATTTCAAGTTACTGAAATTTATAAGGCATTTGATTTACAAGAACATATTAAAGAAGAACAAATTAAATATCCTTCACTTAGTAAATACATTAATAATTTTTTTATACAAAATGAATTACTATCAGGACAAGCATTTCAAGCAGCAAATATTGTTAAACTAAGAAAACAATTTTGAACTGAATTAGGTTTAATAAATAATGAACCTAAAAATTATAGTTTGACTGATCAGAAACTAACAAAAACTCCAGATAACTGATCTAAAGCAGATTGAAAAATTGGAGATAAAGTAGATATTAATTTCTCACTTGAAAATACTTTTATTACTAGAGAACAATTAAAGCAATTATCAAATGATTCAAATAATGAAAATCAAAAAATTTTAATTGAGTTTTGAAATTTTATGAATTACATTAATAAATACTTTATTGATGATTTAAATTTTCAAAAAAACTTTTATCAATTATTTGAAGATTTTACTTCAATAGTAGAAGGATCTGATATATCTTATATAGAAAATAAAACTTCAAGAACTTTAAGAAATGCTTTAGAAGTAGAAAAAAATGATGAAGAAATTATTGTAGGAGCTAAAAATGATTTAACAAGTGAGCTTATAAAATCAATGTATACAAATTACTTAGGAAGAAATACTAGTGGAATTGCTTTAAGTGAGTCAGCAAAAATGGATGATCTTATTTATTCAGAAGAGGGTTTATTTAGTCCAGTTATGTTAACTGCCAGAATTATTGAAGACTATTTTATTAAGTATTGCTCTATTTATACAATTGCAACTACAAAAGCTATTTCAATGAATAAAAGCTATTTTGATTATCAAAAGGCAAGAACAAAAAATGAAATATTTTTTCAAATGAATTTTATTGCAAATAATTTATTAAATTTCACATATTATTCAAGAAATGCTTCAGATGAAATTTGATTTAATGAAGATAATACTAGTGTAATCAATTTTAATAATCAAGATAATTCATTTTTACCTTATAAACTTTATTCCTTTAAAATAGGTAAAAATGACTTTGGATTAGATTATATTGAGCCTTTATCTTATGAGAATTTTATTCCCCCATATATATATTTAATTATTCAACTTATTTTTGCAATTTTTAATTTATTTATTTCTATCTTACTATTAAATAGAAAGGATTTAAACTAATATGAAAAATTCAACTATAATTAAATTTGATAATTTTTTAAAAAAGTTTAAAAAAAGTGCAATAGGACCAATTAATTTTGAAATTAAACAAAATCGAATTGTTGCTTTTCTTGGTAGTAGTGGTAGTGGTAAAACAGTAATTTTAAACTCTTTGATTGGAGCTACTAAAAAATATAGTGGTGATATTTTTATTGATAAACATAATAGAAAAAAAATTGGTAATCATATTTTAAATAAGCAAATTGGAATTTATATTCAAATGGATTTTTCATTATATGATATGAAAGCATATAATTTTCTAAAAACTATGGCATCAATTTATGGAGTTAAAAAAGAATTAATTAATGAGAAAGTTAAATACTGAATGGAGTACTTTAGTTTATGAGAATCAAAGGATAAAAGTCTTAGAAATTTTTCATGAGGAATGAAAAATAGAATAAATTTTATTTTATGCTTTTTAAAGGATCCCAATATAATTATAATGGATGAGCCAGGAGCAAATCTAGATTCAATTTGAAGGAATAAGGTTAAAAACTTATTAATTAAATTTAAAAATGAAGGAAAAACAATTATTTTTACAGTTCATAATATTGATGAGATGACTGATATAATTGATGACTATATTATCATTGAAAGAGGAAAATTAATATTTTTAGGATCAAAAGAAGAATTAAATATTTATAATAAATATAAAGTATTTTTAGATTCTGAATTTGAAGTAGAAGAACTAAGATCATTTTTAAATAAACGCAATATAAAAAGTTTTAAATTTGACTTACAAGAAAATTCAATTGTGATTGCTACAAATAATACAAAGGAAATTAATTGACTATTTTTATTTTTCTTGAAGAAAAATATTCCAATAAAAAATTTAGTGAAGTTACCAGTAAATATGGAGTCAATTCATAAAGCTTTAGAATCAAAAAATTAGCATTTAATGATAATAGTTTTTTATATAATATTTCAGAATTAATTTATATACTTATAAAAATATAAGTGAAAATATTTTTATTTGAATTAAACATTTAATAGTCTATTAAATGTTTTTTTATATTTAATAAGTAATTAAAGTACTTTAAGCTTTTAATTTAAAACAATATCTTTAATTAGTAAATATATAATAAAAATATTGTATTTATCAATTAGGGATGTTGGGCGGGTTATGAAAGAAAGGGAAATTACAATTAATATATGAAAAAAATATTAAATCTTTTCGGAATTGTATCACTATCATCAGTTAACTTACTTCAGAACTCTTGAGTGAAAAATTCAAAAGAAGATATTAAAATATCAAATAAAATTAATCAGCAACTGAATAGTAACTCTTGTGATTGTTCAGATGTAATAACAAGCTATAAAGAATTTATAGCCTATAAAAGTGATTCTTATATATCACGAGTTAATCAATTATCTTTAGATCAATGAACTCTAAATTTTTTATTCAATGCTTTTAGAGCTAATCCAAAATTGGATTATACAGATGTGGAGAATTTTTTATCCAATTCAATTTTAGACTTTTCTTATAGCAAAAATACCAAAGCAAAAGAAGCAATATCTAAAGCAATAATAAGTCATGGTTTTAAATATGCCAATTATCAAGTTGGTGGAGTTTTTATTAAAGTGGAGGAAAGAAGGTATGATTCACCTGGTTATGAATGATGAATTAATGGTTTGGAAGTAGGGATTTTTGACACAACAAAAAGACAACCGTTAGAACAGGAAATATACTCTGATATAAAATTTAGTAAAGCTTTAAACTTATCTGAACCTTTTGAAAGAAAGACAATTGAGAGTGGAGGATTAATGAGTTATCATTCAATGCCAAGATTTGCATCGAATATCTCAATGCTCAAAGAAGATTTTGCTTATCTTTCTTTTCCTGATGCTAAAATGGAAGGAATTCTAATTGATGAATATAATGAAATCTATCAAAGATATAACTACTCAAAAGCTTTTAATGGATCAGATTTATATCAATCATTTAAAACCTATGATTTAAAATGGAATGGAAATAATGAAAATGAGTATTATTTAAATACAGAATTACAAGAAACATTTACTTATCAAAAGTTAGATCCATCCATTTTTCTAATTAATGATACTGAAGTTAAATTAATTTTTAGACAAAACTCTGAATTTAAAAATAAATATGACATTTGATTAGAAAATAAACATCATTTTCAAAATTATCGTCCTTTTTTTGAAGAAACCTCTATGACTTTTAATTTTAATTTAAATAATAAAATAGCTTTTTTTAATACATTAGAACTAAAAGAGGTTGAGAATGTATACAATAAAAAAATATTAGCAAGAGAAAAAAATCTTTCAAATGAAAGAATATTTCCTCCAATAGGGGGAAGTCCATTTTTAACAAGAATTATTTATGACGACTTTCATAATGACTTTTGAGGAATGGAAGTCTATTTAAATAGAGAAGCACTTAACTCACTTGCTAATATGATTTGTATTGGAAAAGATAATAATCAACCTTTTATAAACATAGTAAGAGAATTATTAATGTTAGCGGCACCCGAATATTTTGAATACACAATTGAAGAACAAAATTTAATTGTAACTCAAATTGATGCAGCAATTAGAAATAGATATGATAATCATCCAAATTATTTATCTCTTTTCTTTAATGAATTTTATTATAATGAAGAGGCTACAATTGGAGTTTGAATTCAAGCAAAGAACTTTGAAAATGGAGATCCTAATAATGTTGACTATGATATAGAAAATTGAGATTCTCCACCTCATAATTAGATAGCAAGATTTTAATAAATTTATATTTTTATAACTAATATATAAAAAGTAAATATTTATTATGGGAATTAGATATTAAAAAAAGCAGACTGATAATCTGCTTTTTTTAATGAACTATTTTGATAGTTGGTATAAAGTCTTAAATAAACCTTCTATAGATATAAGTTTTTCAAAGTTTCCAGTTTCAACAATTCCTTTATCTTGTTCTAATACATAAATTTCATCAAAGTTTTTAATTGTGCTTAATCGATGGGCAATTGAAATTGTTGTTCTTCCTTCCATTAGTTTTTCTAACTCTTTTTGAATCTCAGATTCAACAATATTATCAAGTGCACTTGTAGCTTCATCTAAAATTAATATTTCAGGATTTTTTAAAATAAGTCTTGCAATTACAAGCCTTTGTTTTTGACCACCACTTAATTGTGCACCACGTTCAGATAGAATTGTTTCATATTGATTTGGTCATTGCATAATTAATTCATGCATTTTTGCCTTTTTACAAGCTTCAATAATATCTTCATTAGTTTTATTTTCTAATCCATAGGCAACATTTTCAAAGATAGTACCACTTAAAATTTGTGGTTCTTGATCAACATAACCAATTTTATCTAATCATGATTTTAAATTTAAATCCTTTAATTTCATTTTATTATTTATTAGAATTTCTCCTTGTTGAGGATCATAGAAGCGCAATAATAATTTTGCTATTGTAGATTTCCCACTTCCTGTTGGTCCAACAAAAGCATATTTTTTACCTTTGACTAATCTAACATTTAAATCTTTAATAACATGCTTATCAGTGTCAGGATACATAAAATCAATATTTTTTAGTTCAATAGAATTAATTTTTTCATTAATTTCTTTTTCATTAAATTTTTCAATAGTAATTTCACTTTTTAAAATTTCACTAACATTGTTAGCTGAAATTCTGGCATGGGGAACAGCTGAAATTACTTGTCTTAATTGCATAATTGGAATTGTCATTACAATTACACCTGTTGTAAAAGCAGTAATAATACTGATTAAAGATTGAGTATTATTATAGAATAGAAATACTCCAAAGATAATAGAGGCCATTGAGAAACTACCAATCCCTCCAATTATTAATGCAGAAGGGACTTCTGAAGCAAAGAATTTTTTCTTTTCTTTTTTTGAAACTCTTTCAATCATTTCATTAAAATGATTTTTCTCATGTTTAAATGTTCCCATAGATTTTATTAATCTAATACTGTAAATTTTTTCACTAATATCATTGTCTAAATTTTGTGTAATTTTGCTAATTTTTTTAGTAGCACTATTTGATATTAAAATAGTGATAAAGATTATTATCATAAATGCTAATAATAGTCCAAAAACACAAAGTGCTAATTTTCAACTAATATTGAACATTAGAATAGCTGAAAATAGGATTGTAACTGTTGAAAGTAAATAAATAATTGGAGCTTCTTTAATAAAAGAAGAGACAATTGAACTATCCTTAATAATAGTTGAAATCAATTGACCAGCTTTATTAGAATTAAAATAATTTAAATCTTGATCAACTATTTTATTAATTAATTTAGCTTTTAATTGATTTTCATAGGCTTGAGCAATATAGCCACTTACAATAAAGTTTAAGTAAGAAAGCATAACAACGAAAATA from Spiroplasma endosymbiont of Cantharis nigra includes the following:
- a CDS encoding lipoprotein; translated protein: MKKLLGFLGAITFIASTSTSVIACGNKEITDPATDENVFEELFKNFENDIQNSLNSHYSEKSLGFSVMNDSVEEKGFTFLKESKLTEVGNGDHVLEGENLNSFNHDLNLLLDDTALRIKINALANQPEYNLLTSGLSNGIYNGLIIKDNKIGINIKSGNENNTDAQSNFSATVSFSIAIDINYMKNNELQRKNSDYLSLTFSLINNEDISEAINDIQLYLGEELYKSANSPLFLTDSKLGIADYAFKEDIKDDVREYTNKSSSSTQGSFKNQIAKVTKEILDEKSTVSGSQVIANEQMSTENILWEKQYAKFNATNAKAITTKSDIYNKILVNKDPNITSAQKEEVIKNEYNKQLDDTNFKKSFETFIKARGFSSVESKTNFESVLGFGTLNIGGLQIKVADDIYEIPTIVLGFDYSVENDDNSLFKRSDYSKQILNSMEAFRSSFDISYSDDAIMNFSDERVWVRANEIFKDNKNDFSRSQLNYLIGGSGFEDSPEYNNEIAKNGKMGYFNFYLNSSARFLLTEEGIKYKSGSANGNKLCLQLGVFFIEIRFNSTDNDLLSKNGGFLFKKGVR
- a CDS encoding ABC transporter ATP-binding protein — encoded protein: MKNSTIIKFDNFLKKFKKSAIGPINFEIKQNRIVAFLGSSGSGKTVILNSLIGATKKYSGDIFIDKHNRKKIGNHILNKQIGIYIQMDFSLYDMKAYNFLKTMASIYGVKKELINEKVKYWMEYFSLWESKDKSLRNFSWGMKNRINFILCFLKDPNIIIMDEPGANLDSIWRNKVKNLLIKFKNEGKTIIFTVHNIDEMTDIIDDYIIIERGKLIFLGSKEELNIYNKYKVFLDSEFEVEELRSFLNKRNIKSFKFDLQENSIVIATNNTKEINWLFLFFLKKNIPIKNLVKLPVNMESIHKALESKN
- a CDS encoding ABC transporter ATP-binding protein, whose amino-acid sequence is MVIKKRKKVELYSHLFQAMKNKKVLTFLMLTLTISIALLFIWNIKAIELITALLVSKSVLDSMQSINTTDIYEIVQEIGLQITQEELEQMLSAISLGSNVYEQIIQKFFYDFVYYDGNKLYIKILGGDFKLFTLAYSMIVDVIFVVMLSYLNFIVSGYIAQAYENQLKAKLINKIVDQDLNYFNSNKAGQLISTIIKDSSIVSSFIKEAPIIYLLSTVTILFSAILMFNISWKLALCVFGLLLAFMIIIFITILISNSATKKISKITQNLDNDISEKIYSIRLIKSMGTFKHEKNHFNEMIERVSKKEKKKFFASEVPSALIIGGIGSFSMASIIFGVFLFYNNTQSLISIITAFTTGVIVMTIPIMQLRQVISAVPHARISANNVSEILKSEITIEKFNEKEINEKINSIELKNIDFMYPDTDKHVIKDLNVRLVKGKKYAFVGPTGSGKSTIAKLLLRFYDPQQGEILINNKMKLKDLNLKSWLDKIGYVDQEPQILSGTIFENVAYGLENKTNEDIIEACKKAKMHELIMQWPNQYETILSERGAQLSGGQKQRLVIARLILKNPEILILDEATSALDNIVESEIQKELEKLMEGRTTISIAHRLSTIKNFDEIYVLEQDKGIVETGNFEKLISIEGLFKTLYQLSK